The following nucleotide sequence is from Candidatus Zixiibacteriota bacterium.
GCGCATCATCGCGGCTGCAACGCTTGTCCTCGGCGTGGCGGCCTTCGCGTTCGCCATTCCCTGGCCGTTTGCCCCTTTCAATCAGCAGTTGCCGATCGGCAATTCGTACGGGGAGTACCAGTCGTACGGCGGCTCGCCGTATCTGCACCCCGGGATCGACATCATGCAGCCGGCGTACTCGCATGTCTACGCGGTCAAATCGGGGTACGTGAAAGCGATTCTCACGACCTCGGCCGATCTGCACTGGCGCATCGCGATCGGCGACTCCGCCGATGACGCCGCCTGCGACGGGTGGCTGTATGCCCATCTCGATCCGAATACGATCCCGTTCATGGAGGGCGACTACGTCAACATCGGCGACTATCTGGGCGACATCGTCTGGTGGCCGGTCGCCAGTTTCCACCATTGCCACTTCGTGAAGATCCGCGACAGCGGCTGGGGTTGGGTGGCCGGCTGGGCGTTCGTCGGCAACCCGATGGATGAACTCGACGTGATCTATGATGATTCGCCACCGACATTCAGCATCGTGAACGGCGGCGTGAAATTCGCGCTGTTTCCCAACGGCACGCACTCCTACTACGGCCCCGGCGCGACCGTGTCGGGGGACGTCGACGTCATCGCGCACATTCAGGACCGCGTGGCCCACCTCACGTGGCAGTTGACTCCCGACCAGGTCAGCTACGAAATCCGCAACGACACGATGACCACCGGCGAGATTGTTACCTATGCCTTTACGGGCGTTCTGAACTACACGGAGAACGTCAACGTCATCTATCAGGACGATCCCACCTACGACACGCGCGGCGACTACGACGCGCGCAGCTACTACATCATCGTCACCAACACCGACGGTGACTCATTGCTGGAAGCGACCGACGCCGCCCGCTCGTGGGAGACTCAGAACTTCAACAACGGCGACTGGTGGGTCAAAGTCCGCGCCTATGACCATGGCGTCAACATCACCACAGACAGCATGCTGGTGCGGACCGCGAACTACTTCCCACTCATGGGGCAGGTCGGGCTCTGCGACGGTGACCCCGACTCCGCCGGGACCATGATCACCGCACCGGACCTGCCCGGCTCACCGACGTTTCTCACTGATGCGCACGGCGCCTTCGATCTCGACAGCGCGCTCTTGGGCGCCAACCGGCTGACTGTCTCACGGGCGGGATACGCGACGCTCGACAGCGTTGCGACTCTGCCGTCCGGCCTGTGGACCGCCAACCTGCAGCCGAGCTATCTGGTCGGCGATGTCAACAACGATGGGGAATACTCCGTCGTCGATGTCGTGCAATTGATCGGGTTTGTCTTTCGCGGCTCCACTCTGAAGCCGGTCCCGTACTGGTCGGGCGATCTCGACTTCGACCGGCAGTTCTCGATCACCGATGTTGTCAATTTGATCGAAGTTGTCTTCCGCGGGGCGACGTTTCCCCCGGCCTCCCACTGCTGGCCGTAGGTCCTCAAGACGAATCGCGCATCACACTACAGCGTGCCCACGATCAAAGATCGCGCGCATGTGGCGCAGTAATCGTACCACAGAATGAAAGATTCGCCGAGGACGGCAGGTGAACCGCGCGCCATGCCGACGTCAGACACCCGGCGGCACGGAAGAAGAGTTCTTGGGCCGGCATTCGGTCAGAGCACCAGCGAGCAGCGCCACACCAACCACGATCAGGATCAGCGGCCAACTGCGTCCGATGTTGGGAATGACTCCGAAGTTGCTGAGGAGAAACACCAACCCGATCCCGGTCAAAATGACCCCGCCCGTCACCGGGGCGCGCTTGACTTTGGGCGCCTTTTCCCTCGTACCGGTCATGTCGTTCATCTTCGTCCTCTGATGGCGTCAGGGGTCATAACCTAATCCCCACAAATATATCAGACGAGTCCAGCGACTCCAAAGT
It contains:
- a CDS encoding DUF5668 domain-containing protein, whose protein sequence is MTGTREKAPKVKRAPVTGGVILTGIGLVFLLSNFGVIPNIGRSWPLILIVVGVALLAGALTECRPKNSSSVPPGV